The Nicotiana tomentosiformis chromosome 2, ASM39032v3, whole genome shotgun sequence genome includes the window TATATgtaatctttacaaaggccaaatggccCTAACAAAAATAAACGGTCTGGTCGTCTTCGCCCCGGTTCTATCGGAACCATCGAAGTCTTCTACTTCGGGGCAAGCCAATTTCTTAGCCTCGGCCTCGAGCCCCCTGGCGATTTCGATCTCCTTTATATATCGAAACCCCAAGCATGAGTTTCCTCGAGGGCCTCTCTTCGTGACTACCGCTTCTCGTATTCAATGATATCTTTCAAGCGGTCCTAGACCGCCTTGGCATCgaccttatattgggccaccatctcgtcggTGTCGGCTTTAACCACCGCCGCCACTGACTTGGCCGTTTCAAGTTCCTTGGCCATAATTTTCTACTCAAAGGCAGACGAACTTAGCCGAGACTGAAGCTCTTCAACCTTTTTGGCCTGTGCCTCGGTTTTTTCCTTTGCTGCTCGAAAATGGACCTCAGCCGAAGTCAGTTATGCCCGCGTAGCCTCCTTATCCGAGGCCGGACGATCCATCATGCCCCTCCATTCGTCGGTCTCGGCTTTGACAACATCCATTTCAACTCGAAATTGGGCAACCTGATCGATTTTCTATTGGAACTACGGATTCCGATCGTTAGTTACTGAGCCTAGCTCGTTATCGCTAACCTCTAatatttttacctgctcgaccagatCGGCATGTTCCTTCCAAGCCACCCCGAGCTCAGCTCGGACACTCTTAGCCTCCCCTTCACACCActcactaagaagtttgtaggaATCTTtcttctcagtgagccctcggACCTCGGCCTCAAGCTATTTCAGCTTATCCCTGTATCAAAGGAAGTCTCGTGGtaaagcaccgaggcctacaaacaCAAAGAGAAAATGTTAGAGTTATCTGCAAAATAGCCTAAGTACAAATTGAGAACCATTGAGAAATATCTAAAAGTTACCCGGTTTAATGCCTGTTGCGCTTCGTTTAACAGACAGGATGCATCCACCTCATTCATCTTGGCCTGATCATCCTCGGGCACCAGACACCAAAGATAACTAGCCAACCCTACAGGGCCGGAGAGGACCCGGGAGTCCTTCGGGAGGGAGAAAGTGATGAATCGCTTCTGGCCAGGATTCACACTCGGGGCAGGGAATCAATTTACCAGTTTTGGACTCGAGAAAGGTTTGCTTGCTCTCGAAGATGGGCTCTTCCTCGATATCTCTAAATCACCCAATCCGGTGACACCCTCTTTGGTCGTAGAATCCACTCCATTGAAGAAGCCGCGGAAGGGATCGTCCGTTCCGAGGACTCCCTCATTGGGAAGTTCTTTCACCGTCTGAGCCTCATTGTACATGGACTCAATGAACTAAGGTGACTCGGTATCTCTATCACATCGAGAGCTTCCTTCGGCACACTGCCCACGTCCCGGGAAGCTTCGGTCTCGGCCTCCTCCTCGACCTCCCTAGCTCGAGGAAGATCAGCATCGTCTCCCTCTAGTTCGGAGGCCCCTTTCCCTTCGAGTCGTGTTGACACTCAGAACACTAGATTGAAGGTTTCTTCCTCTTATTCTTCTTCGAATTCATCCCTCGGCTGATAGAGAGAACCTGAAGGTGGTACCCCGAGCGCTGGTGCTTTCTTTGGACTTACGCATCAGCTTTCTCTTTGGCTTTTTCTTCTCCAAGCTCGGAGAACTTGAGGCGCTTTGTCTTTTCTTCTCTTCACCCTGTTTCAGAGTAGGGAACTCAATGGGGATATAGTCATTACCGGATGGAGGTCTCATTTGGGCATCCTTGGGTAAACCGACAAAAATAATAAAGCAAGTGAGGACTTAGTCATGCAAGAGGGAAACTAAATATTACCCATGAAAGAGATCTCACCGTGCGAACgagcctcccatcgaccctttgaaagCTCGCGCCACAAGCGCTCAGAATATGGCCTTTGCGATACATTGCCCTCGAcacactccttgagtcgaggaaccgCGTTCGGGATCCGGGCAACAGCTGCACCGCCAcagaacaccgataagaaggaaggaaaaGGGAGATAAATAAAACCTTAAAAGAAAAATTATATACTTACAATTCATGTTCTACTTCTCAAGAAATGGCATGTGCTCGGTGatgagtggggattttgactacttattagtacctttttactttcgttttagtccGAAAGCATTTATTTGTATtttcgaaaactgatgaaatatgcttaattgtaggagtaattggaaaatgagccactaagatgaaatccaactcaagaagaaGTGACTTGAACTCAAGAATAAAatcaggcacaaaagctcaaagtgcggaccacagatttTCATCTGCGGCCATATATTGCGAAGGAAAGTTTATCAGAGTCCAaatgcaaagtgcggtccgcacatgaaatgtgtggccgcagaagttAAGCAATATCAGAAGTTTAGAGAGTTCTCATTCCAAGCTCAAAGGAAGTGCGGACTACAcaattattatgcggccgcagaagtcagCTACGCggtcgcactcagaaatgtgcggtccacaaaaGAACCctgtgcggccacactcagaaATGTACAGTCCACCGAAGAACCCTGTGCGGCCACATCCAGAAAAATGAGGACCGCAGAATATGAGAGATGCGACCGCggttcaaaattgtgcggccgcagatttaaATCCTGTCAAGACTGaagcagagtgcggaccgcacatggaattgtgcgaccgcagaacctccgagAAGGGCAATTTTGTCTGAAAATTATAGCATTGTATAAATAGAATAGTTTCAATTTTTTAGGTCAACTTATGTACCTTTTGACATCCGCTGCCATTTACTTTGCTTATTTTGGTTATTTTTGCCATTTTGatctttttgaatattagttttatcatttcaatctttaatatgggtttaattatcacatcttcttcttcatctcctaatttaagcatgagtaactagatttttactagggttgtgacccaaccctggGGTatgaacttaatgggtgtttgatttattacttgtttatggttgggtgttgattatctagcctagttcttgcttttatttgaagatttaatggttgcaaatattatctcatgcctaattgacttggtctctacttgagaaagagagtcatagtctagaaaaacttggctagcaagaaattgggtcaatcgagagattgataaacccaattaaaaggttgaacctagagatagtacaacccgacttgagcttattatcaactgctttgttcaatacccatttggacttgagaaattaaattaggcaaaatcactctctgaccgagaggtattgagtgggtacttgagtgttgatagctataatataccccgaccaaGAAAACAAGCTTTAAGGAttacaacccattaagcgaacacctaggtgaaggacatagccctaggcctttttacCATTTGAAAAACAAACAACTATAATTTGCTAGTTTTAATTCTTAATTgtcatttttagtttaaaatagaTTTAAAAACAAACCAAATTTTGCGAAAGTGTAATCCGAGATAATTCAAACTGATTCACTCGAATATATACTCTTAAACCCCATTCATAGCTCTGTGTGGAAAATCGACCCTGACTCCTTGTGGGGTACTATTATTGCTCCAACCGTTTCACAACTCCAAGTAGAGGTGTggcttggacgagatcaatttttggcatcgTTGTCGGGGAGCTAataacggatttagctatatatttggttttgtgtgtgaattgtctccttttccttccttgttactaacgtgtgagtattgtaggtgcaTTGATGGCAAACAACGAGTTCGAAAACATAGttgtgggggatgtggacgttgatgaTGATGCAATGGATGGCGTCCCTCtagaacctcaagccaatagacgaggctgACTGCCTCGGGACAATGTGCATGTTCCACCCCTACCTCCACCACGAgcagctccacaccgggtgttgccgaatgaagggtatgcaagtgctatagtcccaccccgtattagggcgggcaactttcaaataaccaacgtgatgctcactttgctcgagaaaATAGGGTTCTTCACCGATGCatcgggtcaaaatgcatataaatatttgaaGGGGTTCGTTGATACGTGTTACGgaagcaaacaaacaaatatctcagaggatgctttgaggctaaggttttttcccttctctctacagggaaaagctttagattggttggaacgtttgccaaatcattccattcgtaCGTGGAATAAACttgcggagaaatttatttcaaagtgcTTCTCTCCCGTACACATGGTTGTTCTTCGGGataaaattctagcattcaagcaagagtcTAATGAAGCACTACATGAGATATGGAAAAGATATcggacaatggtgaaagagtgccccaataatgatatgatggaaaacatgattcaacaaactttctattgggggatcaataccaccaactAATGTGTAGTGATTCAACTTGCTGGTGGAAACTTCATGACTaagccttatgcggaggcatgtgaggttttggatgaaatggcggatacttcatcggcatggaaatctagagccaatgtcccacaaggtgatccaaatgtgattctttttcataaagagttacatgaccatgggcaagcaatagccgagttgacaaccaccatgaaccaattggaaaaggctcaacttcaacaaatgCAAAACCTGAGGCAAGTCAATGTtatggagggagtcaatatgatggtaaacaaaagAAGaccaagaagtccacaagtgcaataaagaatggacaattttgtgcaagatgaaaGTGGGTTTGATGAAGGcgattcttacaatgatcaagacgaagaggtccaatatgtgaacaactttcaagggcaaagaaacaaccaccaaggccctagtcaacaacaatggagaccttcgaataatcaaggcaattggaattctagcaatcaaggcaattagaatagtggaaataatcaaggcaattggagtggaagcaataaccaaagaaattggcaaaacaataataatcagggaaattggggaggcaacaaccaaggcgggtggaactacaaccaaggaaatcgggggtcgggttttcaaaggccccgaTGTACCAACAACCTAGCAAACCACCTCAttatccttctcatggtcctagttcctccaaTAATGAAATGGGTCgcattgagaacatgttcaagcaaataatggagaagaatgtcgattctgatgcccaacttgtttcacacaacacatcaatccgtaacttagaagtgcaaatgggtcaaatctctcaagctttaaattctcgtcctaaaggggcactaccaagtgatacggtaatgaactcgaagggtgggaacactacggggcatgccatgAAAGAAACAACCACCAAGGCCCTAGTTAACAACAACGGTGACCttcgaataatcaaggcaatttgAATTCTAGCAATCAAGGCAATTAgaatagtggaaacaatcaaggcaattggagtggaagcaataatcaagtgaattggcaaaacaataataatcagggaaattagggaggcaacaaccaaggcgggtggaactacaaccaaggaaatcgggggttgggttttcaaaggcccccgatgtaccaacaaccgagcaacctatctccttatccttctcatggtcctagttcctccaacaatAAAATGAGTCGTATTGAGaacttgttcaagcaaatgatggagaagaatgctaatTCCGATgaccaacttgcttcacacaacacatcaatccgtaacttagaagtgcaaatgggtcaaatctctcaagctttaaattctcgtccaCAAGTACAACAAAGaatggacaattttgtgcaagatgatagtgggtttgatcaagtcgattcttacaatgatcaagatgAAGAGGTCTAATATGTGAaaaactttcaagggcaaagaaataacCACCAAGGCCTTAGTCAACAATAATGGAGACCttcgaataatcaaggcaattggaattctagcaatcaaggcaattggaatagtggaaacaatcaaggcaattggagtggaagcaataatcaagggaattggcaaaacaataataatcagggaaattggggaggcaacaatcaaggcgggtggaactataaccaaggaaatcgggggtcgagTTTTCAAAGGCTCCCTATAtaccaacaaccgagcaacccacctctttatccttctcatggtcctagttcctccaacaatgaaatggttcgtattgagaacatgttcaagcaaatgatggagaagaatgccgattccAATGCCCTACTTGCTTCACACAACCATCAATCtgtaacttagaagtgcaaataggtcaaatctctcaagctttaaattctcgtcctaaaggggcactaccaagtgatacagtagtgaacccgaagggtgggaacactaCGGGTCATGCCATGgtcattactacaagaagtgaaaaaggtggtaatgcacctacctcaagtcaaaggcaacttgtggatgatgagcaagtggtagaagaagaggagatctcAAACAATGTgctgcaagcaaatgatgaagtgtggattgatattgatgacacggtggaaaagactcaagaggatgtgaacccgtctagggatcatgtgattgatATACCGGAAACAGAATGCAAAAATCTAAGACACCATTGCCTAAaccacctcctccctatcctcaaaggcttgccaagaaaaatggcgagaattaattcaagaagttcatttaaatgatgaagagtctctctataAATGTTCCATTAGTTGAATCTTTGGATCAAATGCCCGGATATGCTAAGTTTATGAAAGACTTGGTGACAAATAAgagatcgatgaattttgaaactatcaaagtcactcaccaagtgagtgcaattatgcattcgatggctccaaagttggaagatcCAAGTGCATTCACAATTCCTTGTgccattggaagtgccgaattTGTAAAAGCTCTctgtgatcttggggcgagtatcaacttgatgccctattcggttttcaaaatATTGGAAATTGGGCAATCAAGACATACATCTATGAAATTACAAATGGCCGACCGTAaaatgaagagaccattggggtgattgaggatgtattggttcgggttgacaagttcattctcccggcggattttgtgattcttgattgtgaagtgcactacgaggtgccgattattcttggtagatctttccttgctacaggaaaggctcttgttgatgtggaagccagtgaactcactttctgggtgggtgatgaaaaggcggtgttccacgtgtgcaaatctatgaggcaatcgaatagcaatgaagtgtgttcgttcgtggacttagtgaccgatgttattattgatgatacaagtgccacgattaatgtgggtgacatgttggaggccgttttgctaaattttgatgatgagtAAATGGATGGCTTCATAAAATGTGTAAATCTTTACAATGGATggggtcatacaattatgcacctcgaaaactttccttggatctcgaaaataggaaaactcctcctacaaagccttcaattgaagagcctcctatcttggagttgaagccattgcctccacatctcaggtatgaatttcttggcccttgttctactttactggttattctttcctcttgtttgactaacgtgcaggttaactatacattggcggtgctccacaagaggaagaaagctattgggtggactttggcagatattcggggaataagccccgcattttgcatgcacaagattaatttagatgaagatgccaaaccctccattgaacatcaaaggagactcaataaagcaatgcaagaggtggtcaaaaaggagatcataaagtggtcgGATGCTGGGGTTGTCTACCCTATTTCTGACAGTTCATGGACTTCACTGGTACAGTGTGTTCCGAATAACGggggcataactgtggtcaccaatgataagaaaaAGTTGATTCTAACAAGAACGGTGACCAGATGGAGAGTATGCATGGACTAtcagaagctaaacaaagtcacgaggaaagaccatttcccactaccctttctgaccaaatgcttgatcggTTGGCCGATCGGGCATTCTATTGCTTTTTacatggatattcgggctacaatcaaatccttattgccccggaAAATCAATAGAAAATAACATTCACTTGTCCCTATgccactttcgctttcaagcagatgccatttggcttatgcgatgcaccgacaacttttcaatggtgtatgatggcgatctatacggatatggtagaggactaccttgaagtcgtcatggatgacttttcggtagtcgggaattcctttgatgattgcttggaaaatttggataaggtTTTGGCAAGGTGTGAGGAAACGAACTTGGTgttaaattgggagaaatgccatttcatggttgaggacggtattgtccttggccacaaaatttcaaagaaaggaatagaggtcgacaaggcgaaaatagaggtgatttctaaacttccacctccaacatccgtgaagggcgtgagaagttttttgggtcacgcggggttttTCCGgcgtttcataaaggatttttccaaggtggcgaaccccttgtgcaagcttttggagaaagatgctaagtttcacttcaatgatgattgcatgagagattttgaattgctcaagttcaagttgacaactactcccattatcaactccccgaat containing:
- the LOC138905321 gene encoding uncharacterized protein, producing the protein MKSLSINVPLVESLDQMPGYAKFMKDLVTNKRSMNFETIKVTHQVSAIMHSMAPKLEDPSAFTIPCAIGSAEFVKALCDLGASINLMPYSVFKILEIGQSRHTSMKLQMADRKMKRPLG